The following DNA comes from Massilia sp. KIM.
AGGGCCAGGGCGGCGGCGGCCAGGGCGATGATCATGGTCTCGCCGCTGCGCGCATTGGCGTCGATCGTGGCGGCGCTGGCGGCAATGCGCTGGTGCTGCAGCTCGAGCAGCTTGCGCACCTGTTCCTGGTAGGCCTTGGCGGCGGGAGTGAAGGACTGCTCCAGGATCTGGTCGGCCAGCTCGACGTTGCCCTCGGCCTTGGCCTTGACGGCGTTGTCGCGCGCCGTGCTGTAGGTCTTGCGGTGCTCGATCACGGCCTTGAACAGGGCGGTCTCGTCCTCGCCCTTGATCATCGGCTCGATACGCTTGACCAGTTCGGTCGACAGCTTGGAGGTCGCGGCCGAGTCTTCCTTGAAGTAGGTGGTCAGCGAGGGGTCGCTGCTCTTGACGATGGCGGCGGTGCGGCGCACGGCGGCGAAGATCTGGGTGTACCACTCGGCGATCATGCGCTCCTTGGCGATCGGCTCGGCCATGATCTCGCGGGTTTCGGCGGCCACCTGATTCAGGCGCCAGACGCCGGCGGCCGCGATCAGGACGGTCATCAGGAGGGTCAGGGCGAAGCCCGCGGCGAGGCGCGTGCCGATGTTCAATTTGTTAAATGTGATCATGGTGGGAGAGACTGACCGGAGCGGCGGAGGGATGCGGGCCAGCAGGCCTCGCGGAGCCGTGGTTGCGGTCGAGCCGAGTCGGAAAGTCACAATTATTGCCGAACGGCAACCATAGAGTCACGTATTATTTTGTCTCGCGCGTCGCATTTCGGATACAACATTGTCATTACTACTACTCGGTTTGACAGGCCCCGGCCTTGCTCGCGCGCCGGACCCCGGGCGGAGCCTGGCGTGGTTGACAAGAAGACTTCGTCGAAGACTTTGCGCGTTTAAGGTATAATTTCTATTTCCCGCACGTGCCGTTCGGCACTTTCTGCACAATGACCAAATTTGTATTCGTCACTGGCGGCGTCGTGTCTTCCCTCGGCAAGGGGATCGCGGCCGCCTCCCTCGCCGCGATTCTCGAGTCCCGCGGCCTCAAGGTTACCCTCCTGAAGCTGGACCCGTACATCAACGTCGACCCGGGCACCATGAGCCCGACCCAGCACGGCGAAGTGTTCGTCACCGATGACGGCGCCGAGACCGACCTCGACCTCGGCCACTACGAGCGCTTCATCAGCACCCGGATGAAGAAGGTGAACAACTTCACCACCGGCCAGATCTACGAATCGGTGATCCGCAAGGAACGCCGCGGCGAGTACCTGGGCAAGACCGTGCAGGTGATTCCGCACATCACCAACGAGATCCAGGACTACATCCGCCGCGGCGCCGAAGGCGTGGACGTGGCGCTGGTCGAGATCGGCGGCACCGTGGGCGACATCGAATCGCTGCCGTTCCTGGAAGCCGCGCGCCAGCTGTCGCTGCGCGTGGGCCGCAAGTCGGCCGCTTTCGTGCACCTGACCCTGGTGCCCTACATCGCCTCGGCCGGCGAACTCAAGACCAAGCCGACCCAGCACAGCGTGCAGAAGCTGCGCGAGATCGGCATTTCGCCGAACGCCCTGCTGTGCCGCGCCGACCGCCGCATCCCGGACGACGAGCGCGCCAAGATCTCGCTGTTCGCCAACGTGGAAGAGCAGGCCGTGATCTCGGTGTGGGACGTGGACACCATCTACAAGGTGCCCCAGGTGCTGCACGACCAGGGCCTGGACGACATCATCTGCGAGGCGCTCGGCATCGAGGCGCCGAAGGCCGACCTGTCGGTGTGGACCAAGCTGATCCACACCCTGGAAAACCCGAAGCACGAAGTGACCATCGGCATGGTGGGCAAGTACGTCGACCTGATCGAATCCTACAAGTCCCTGACCGAGGCGCTGCGCCACGCCGGCATCCACACCGAAAGCCGGGTCAACATCGAATACCTCGACTCGGAAGAGATCGAGAGCCGCGGCTGCGACCACCTGGCCAAGTACGACGCCATCCTGGTGCCGGGCGGCTTCGGCAAGCGCGGCGTGGAAGGCAAGATCATGGCGGCGCGCTACGCCCGCGAGAACCGGATTCCCTACCTCGGCATCTGCCTGGGCATGCAGGTCGCGCTGATCGAATTCGCGCGCCACGTGGCCGGCCTGCCGAACGCCAACTCGACCGAGTTCGATCCCGAGACCGATCAGCCGGTGGTGGCCCTGATCACGGAGTGGCAGAACCACGACGGCAAGGTCGAGAAGCGCGACGTCAACTCCGACCTGGGCGGCACCATGCGCCTGGGCGCCCAGACCTGCGCGGTGAACCCGGGCACCCTGGCCGCCGACATCTACGGCAACGTCGTGACCGAGCGCCACCGTCACCGCTACGAAGGCAACAACTACTACCTGCCGAAGATCGAAGCGGCCGGCCTGGTGGTCGCGGCGCGCACCCCGAACGAAGACCTGCTCGAGATCATGGAGCTGCCCCGCGAGGTGCACCCGTGGTACGTGGGCGTGCAGTTCCACCCCGAGTTCAAGTCGACCCCGCGCAGCGGCCATCCGCTGTTCACCTCGTTCATCCAGGCCGCCCTCAAGCACCAGGCGGCCAACACCAATGTGGCGGCGAACGCGCAAGCGCCCGCCCTGCAAGGAGATGCAGCATGAAACTCGCCGGTTTCGACGTCGGCCTCGAGCACCCGATCTTCCTGATCGCGGGCACCTGCGTGATCGAATCGCGCCAGATGGCGCTCGACACCGCCGGCACCCTGAAGGAAATCACCAGCGCGCTGGGCATCCCCTTCATCTACAAGTCGTCCTTCGACAAGGCCAACCGCTCCTCGGGCAAGTCCTTCCGCGGCCCGGGCATGGAGAAGGGCCTGGAGATCCTGGCCGACGTGCGCAAGGAGATCGGCGTGCCGGTCCTCACCGACGTGCATGACGAAGAGATGATCCCGGTCGTGGCCAGCGTGGTCGACGTGCTGCAGACCCCGGCCTTCCTGTGCCGCCAGACCGACTTCATCAACGCCTGCGCGCGTTCGGGCAAGCCGGTCAACATCAAGAAGGGCCAGTTCCTGGCGCCTGGCGACATGAAGAACGTGATCGACAAGGCGCGCAATGCGGCGCGCGAAGCCGGTCTGCCGGAAGACAACTTCATGGCCTGCGAGCGCGGCGTCTCGTTCGGCTACAACAACCTGGTCTCGGACATGCGCTCCCTGGCCATCATGCGCGAATCGAACTGCCCCGTGGTGTTCGACGCCACCCACTCGGTGCAGCTGCCGGGCGGCCAGGGCACCTCCTCCGGCGGCCAGCGCGAGCACGTGCCGGTGCTGGCGCGCGCCGCCGTTGCGGCGGGCGTGTCGGGCCTGTTCATGGAGACCCACCCTGATCCGGCCAATGCGCTGTCGGACGGCCCCAACGCGGTGCCGCTCGGACGCATGAAAGACCTGCTCACCACGCTCGTCGAACTCGACCGCATCGTCAAGAAGTCCGGTTTCCTCGAAGCGGACTTCAAGTAACAGCATGATCAAGGGCGCCCCGCGGCTGGGCGCCCTTTTCACGTTTTATCTACCCTATCGGAGACTGAATACATGAGTGCTATTGTTGATATCATCGGCCGCGAAATCATCGACTCGCGCGGCAACCCGACCGTGGAATGCGATGTGCTGCTGGAATCGGGCGTGATGGGCCGCGCCGCGGTGCCGTCGGGCGCCTCGACCGGTTCGCGCGAGGCGATCGAACTGCGTGACGGCGATCCGCGCCGTTACTTCGGCAAGGGCGTGCTGCGCGCCTGCGAGAATATCAACACCGAGATCTCCGAAGCGATCATGGGCCTGGACGCCAACGAGCAGGCCTTCCTGGACCGCACCCTGATCGATCTCGACGGCACCGAGAACAAGAGCCGCCTGGGCGCCAACGCCATGCTGGCGGTGTCGATGGCCGTGGCCAAGGCAGCCGCCGAGGAAGCCGGCCTGCCGCTGTACCGCTACTTCGGCGGTTCGGGCGCGATGCAGATGCCGGTGCCGATGATGAACGTCATCAACGGCGGCGCCCACGCCGACAACAACCTGGACATCCAGGAATTCATGATCATCCCGGTCGGCGCGCCGTCCTTCAAGGAAGCGCTGCGCTACGGCGCCGAGGTGTTCCACACCCTGAAGAAGATCCTGCACAGCAAGGGCCTGAACACCGCCGTCGGCGACGAAGGCGGCTTCGCCCCGTCGGTGGCCAACCATGAGGAAGCGATCAAGCTGATCATGCAGGCGATCGAGCAGGCGGGCTACCAGGCCGGCAGCCAGATCGCGATCGGCCTGGACTGCGCCGCGAGCGAGTTCTACAAGGACGGCAAGTACGTGCTGGAAGGCGAGGGCCTGTCGCTGAGCGCGGCCGACTTCACCAACATGCTGGCCACCTGGTGCGACAAGTACCCGATCATCTCGATCGAGGACGCGATGGCCGAAGGCGACTGGGACGGCTGGGCGACCCTGACCCAGGCCCTGGGCAAGCGCGTGCAGCTGGTGGGCGACGACCTGTTCGTCACCAACACCAAGATCCTGAAAGAGGGCATCCAGAAGGGCGTGGCCAACTCGATCCTCATCAAGATCAACCAGATCGGCACCCTGACCGAGACCTTCGCCGCCATCGAGATGGCCAAGCGCGCCGGCTACACCGCCGTGATCTCGCACCGTTCGGGCGAGACCGAGGACTCGACCATCGCCGACATCGCCGTGGGCCTGAACGCCCTGCAGATCAAGACCGGCTCGATGTCGCGTTCGGACCGCATGGCCAAGTACAACCAGCTGCTGCGCATCGAGGAAGACCTGGGCGACGTCGCCACCTACCCGGGCCGCGACGCCTTCTACAACCTCAAGTAAGACCCGCGCCGGCCGCGTTCGCGCGGCCGGCGGTGATACCGCTTCTTCTTCATGCGCCTGATTACGATTGCCCTTGCCGCTCTGCTCCTGCTGATCCAGTACCCGCTCTGGCTCGGCAAGGGCGGCTGGCTGTCCGTGGCCGACATGAAGGGGCAGGTCGAGGCCGTGCGCCTGAAGACCGAACAGCTCAAGGCGCGCAACGCTAAGCTCGAATCCGAGGTGCGCGACCTGCGCGACGGGACGGGCGCGGTGGAGGAGCGCGCGCGCTACGAGCTGGGCATGATCAAGCAGAACGAAATCTTCGTGCAGGTGCTGCGCAAGGACGAGCAGCCCGCGGTCTCGATGACCGAGCCGCCGCCTCCGCCGCCGCCGAAGGACAAGGCGAAGCACTGAGCTTCGCGCATCTTCCTATGACTTCACCTTCCTTCGACCCCGCGCAGCTCGACACGCTGGACGCGATCGCCGATCATCTGGCCGATGCCTTCGAGGACGGCGAGGGCGAGCTGGTCGCGGCCGCCCTGTTGGCGGTATCGCGCGCCCCGGCCCTGCCGGAACTGGCCGCCGCCGTGGGCGTGAGCCGTGAACACCTGCAGGGCGCGCTGGCGTCGGGCGAGTTCGACCTGGACCTGACGCTGGAGATCATGAAAGTGGTCGACCTGCATATGTCGGGGCGGGGTTGAGCGCCGTAGCTTTCAGCCGACGCCGACTGATAGCCGACACTGAATTAGTAGCGGACACCGAAGTAGTAGCGGACACCGAAGTAGCAGCGGACACCGAAGTAGTAGCGGACACCGAACTAGCAGCGGACACCGAAGTAGTAGCGGACACCGAGCTGGTAGCGGCACCGAACTAATAGTTAGCCCCAAAACGTCGTCCCCGCGAAGGCGGGGACCCAAGTTTGCTAGCGTTTCGTTGACGCGAACAGAACTTGGGTCCCCGCCTGCGCGGGGACGACGGTCTTTGGTTCAGTGGTCGGAATCAGTCCGACGACGCATCACCCTGCATCGATCCCGCGCCGTGCTCCAGGAAGGCACGCAGCATCCACGCATTCTTCTCATGCACTTCCATGCGGGTGGTCAGCATGTCCGCAGTCGGGAAGTCATCCAGGTCGTCCGCCACCTTCACCGCTTCGCGCGCGGTGCGGATCAGGGTCTCGTGGCCGTCCACCAGCTGGCGGATCATTTCCTTGGCCGAAGGCACGTCGGCCTCCTCGGTGATGTTCGACAGCTCGGCATAGCGCTTGTAGGTGCCTGGCGCGAAGTGGCCCAGCGCGCGGATGCGCTCGGCGATGTCGTCCAGGGCGTTCCACATCTCGGTGTACTGTTCCTCGAACATCACGTGCAGGGTCGAGAACATCGGGCCGGTGACGTTCCAGTGGAAATTGTGGGTCTTCAGGTACAGCATGTAGCTGTCCGCGAGCACGCGCGACAGCGACTCGACGATCTTGGCGCGGTCTTCCTGGTTGATGCCGATATCGATATTCATAGATGGTCCTCCGTTGTTTGCATAAGGGGCAGATAGGGTCGCTATGCGAAAAAGCAACACTGTCAAAGATGCCACAGCTTAGCACCGAAGCCCGGAGGACGTAGCCCGCTGACCCGGTTCAATCGCGTGTCGGCAGGCTTCCCTGGA
Coding sequences within:
- the kdsA gene encoding 3-deoxy-8-phosphooctulonate synthase, yielding MKLAGFDVGLEHPIFLIAGTCVIESRQMALDTAGTLKEITSALGIPFIYKSSFDKANRSSGKSFRGPGMEKGLEILADVRKEIGVPVLTDVHDEEMIPVVASVVDVLQTPAFLCRQTDFINACARSGKPVNIKKGQFLAPGDMKNVIDKARNAAREAGLPEDNFMACERGVSFGYNNLVSDMRSLAIMRESNCPVVFDATHSVQLPGGQGTSSGGQREHVPVLARAAVAAGVSGLFMETHPDPANALSDGPNAVPLGRMKDLLTTLVELDRIVKKSGFLEADFK
- a CDS encoding CTP synthase — protein: MTKFVFVTGGVVSSLGKGIAAASLAAILESRGLKVTLLKLDPYINVDPGTMSPTQHGEVFVTDDGAETDLDLGHYERFISTRMKKVNNFTTGQIYESVIRKERRGEYLGKTVQVIPHITNEIQDYIRRGAEGVDVALVEIGGTVGDIESLPFLEAARQLSLRVGRKSAAFVHLTLVPYIASAGELKTKPTQHSVQKLREIGISPNALLCRADRRIPDDERAKISLFANVEEQAVISVWDVDTIYKVPQVLHDQGLDDIICEALGIEAPKADLSVWTKLIHTLENPKHEVTIGMVGKYVDLIESYKSLTEALRHAGIHTESRVNIEYLDSEEIESRGCDHLAKYDAILVPGGFGKRGVEGKIMAARYARENRIPYLGICLGMQVALIEFARHVAGLPNANSTEFDPETDQPVVALITEWQNHDGKVEKRDVNSDLGGTMRLGAQTCAVNPGTLAADIYGNVVTERHRHRYEGNNYYLPKIEAAGLVVAARTPNEDLLEIMELPREVHPWYVGVQFHPEFKSTPRSGHPLFTSFIQAALKHQAANTNVAANAQAPALQGDAA
- a CDS encoding Dps family protein — protein: MNIDIGINQEDRAKIVESLSRVLADSYMLYLKTHNFHWNVTGPMFSTLHVMFEEQYTEMWNALDDIAERIRALGHFAPGTYKRYAELSNITEEADVPSAKEMIRQLVDGHETLIRTAREAVKVADDLDDFPTADMLTTRMEVHEKNAWMLRAFLEHGAGSMQGDASSD
- the ftsB gene encoding cell division protein FtsB gives rise to the protein MRLITIALAALLLLIQYPLWLGKGGWLSVADMKGQVEAVRLKTEQLKARNAKLESEVRDLRDGTGAVEERARYELGMIKQNEIFVQVLRKDEQPAVSMTEPPPPPPPKDKAKH
- the eno gene encoding phosphopyruvate hydratase codes for the protein MSAIVDIIGREIIDSRGNPTVECDVLLESGVMGRAAVPSGASTGSREAIELRDGDPRRYFGKGVLRACENINTEISEAIMGLDANEQAFLDRTLIDLDGTENKSRLGANAMLAVSMAVAKAAAEEAGLPLYRYFGGSGAMQMPVPMMNVINGGAHADNNLDIQEFMIIPVGAPSFKEALRYGAEVFHTLKKILHSKGLNTAVGDEGGFAPSVANHEEAIKLIMQAIEQAGYQAGSQIAIGLDCAASEFYKDGKYVLEGEGLSLSAADFTNMLATWCDKYPIISIEDAMAEGDWDGWATLTQALGKRVQLVGDDLFVTNTKILKEGIQKGVANSILIKINQIGTLTETFAAIEMAKRAGYTAVISHRSGETEDSTIADIAVGLNALQIKTGSMSRSDRMAKYNQLLRIEEDLGDVATYPGRDAFYNLK